The sequence TGCTGCTCTACGCCGACATCCTCGTGCGCTACTCGCTCGAGGGTCTGCTCGCCGACCTTCACAACGCCATCGGGTCGACCGGCGGCCCGGCCGGCGTCTGGCTCCTCGTGCCGGGGAGCACCGTGGCGCTGCTCGACGGCGAACCGGTCGGCGTGCCCGGCCAGCAGGCCGTCATCTCCGACGCCTGGCTCCAAAACCTCCACCGCACGTTCCGGGCCACCCCGGCGGGAGCGTGACGGATGACACGAGCGCCCAGCGCGAGCCGACTAAAACTTCTGCCCCGAGCGAAACGAAGTCCAGCGGGTATTGGCGAGATGGTGAGCCACGACGTGCTGACTGACGTCGTAATGGGCGGCCGCGACCTCCCGGGCTTCCTCGCCGCGGTATCCCTTCGTGACGGCCCGCAGCCCTTCCGCAGGGCAGAGCAACTCGGCGGCGAAGGCACGCTGGTACGCCTGACGAGCGGTTCGGAAATCGGTCGATGCGAGACTTCGTCCAGCGCCTCGACCGACCGACGCGAAATCCCCGATGAACCTCGCCAGCTCATACCGACGCGATGCGGAGAACCTGAGGGATTTGCGTGGGTGGAAGACGTATCTCCCGCCGTCCCCGGCCACCGCCAAACCGATCGGGGGTCTGGGAGGTGCCTCGTACGCCTCGAATTTCGCCCGATCCATTCCCAGCAGTTCGCAGAGCACCCCAGTTTCGACCGGCTGTTCGGGATCAGCCAGTCGCTTTCGAAGGCGCTGCGCATCCTGATACGCCCGCTTCCAGGGCTTGTCATCGCTCTCGAGCGACGACCGCTCGTCGTCGATTGCCTCCGGTTTTCCGTCGAGCCCGGGGGATTGGATGATCTCCCGACAACGGTCCATTCGATTCCCTCGCCGGTGCTGTCCGAAGGCGGGAATCACTTCGGACGCGGTTGCCCTGCCGAGTCTGTTCTCGACGAGAATCGCCAGGTCAACCTCCCGGTGGGGTGCGTCGTCGGGATCGAATCCGAGCTCGGCCTCGATCCGGCGCCACTGCGACATCTCCGGGTCGGCGACTTCATCCTGCAGTTGCTTCCACATCTCGGACAGCGACGATTCGCATCCCGAATCCGCGACCCGGTCGGCAACGGTCTGCAGGAATCGCCTCACTTCCGCAGTGAAAACCGCGAGATCGACGTACTCGTCGTCGAGATCCTCGATATACCGCACCGACTGCGGATCAGGGTCGTGAAACAGTTTCGCCGATACCCGCATCGCTTGTCCGTCCGAGGCGAACCGGACCGCGGGCCACACATAGCCACCACCGGCGGCTGCCATCTCGTGCGCCATGCGCCACTCGGCCGTCGGGCGGACGGAAAACGGAGCCGGCTCCCACAGCAAACGCCACCAGGAGGAGATGAACCATTCTGCCAGTGGATGGACCGAAAGGCGCACGTGATCCTCGACCGCACGGGTCCACAAACTGACATTCCTGGTCAGATTGTGCCCGACGACGCAAAGCGAAAAATTCGTGCGGCACGCGATGTCTGGATTGCGATCCCCGCTGGCGTCGCTCCACCCGCCGGTGGCGATCGAAAACTCAGTCATCGTGAATCCCCTTGCCGCGTTCCCACCACCGCCTCAGGACCTTGTCCTTCATGGGATCACCGGATTGCAGAGGATACCCGTGGTACTCCCCTTTTCCCCCGGAATCGCACCGTGCTTCGACGACGCACTCCTCTCCGACCACCGCCCACGCGATGGCCGGCCACCCTCCAGACTTCGCCGACTGCCGGCTCACCGTTCCGCAGAGGAACGCGCGTTTGAGCAACCGCTGTGCGATCGACTGTTTGCGAACCGCCGTGTGGTCGCAGAGTGATACGGCTTCTCCCTCGTATGCGATCCACCGATTCGCGTTGGGCTCCACTCCGAAGTCATACGAATTCAATTTGTGCTTGCCATATCCGCGATATGTCGCCTTTGTCGCCAACGACTCGAGGTTCGATTGCGTTGCCGGGTCAAGCCGCGCCAGTTTTCGGTTGCGGTTGAACTTTCGCTTCCGTCTTTTCCCCATATGAAGCACCCACGCAGGCATCGACCGGCCGGCAACACCATGCCCGCTCGATCGTACCGCATACGTGAACGTGCGTCCACCATCTTCTTTCCAGCCTCCCCATGATCCTATCTGACGGTCGCGCGCGCCTCCACGCCGCCGCCCTCCTCGCCGACCTCAAAAAGCTCCTCCCCCGCGTCGAGGCCGATCTCCTCGCGCGCGGCTCCGACGCGGAAGTCCCCGAGATCGGCGCCCGCCTCCGCGCCGAATACGACCGCGCCCGAGCCGCCAAGCGCACCGCCGCCACGTTCGGCGAGTGGCAGCAGGACCGCATCACGCAGGCCGCCGTCGCCTGGGTGCTCTCCTGCGTGTTCGCGCGCTTCCTCGAAGACAACGACCTCGTCACCCCGCCCCGCATCGCCGGCCCCGGCGACCGGCTGCAACTGGCCCGCGATTCACACCAGCACTTCTTCGCGTCGCACCCGCGCGAGACCGACCGCGACTATCTCCTCGCGATCTTCGACGACCTCGCCGCCCTCCCCGGCACGGCCGACCTCTTTGGCTCCCACAACGCCCTCCGGGAAATCCCCACCTGGCTCTCCGGCGACGCCGCCAAAGAGCTCCTCGGCTTCTTCCAGCGGATCGACGCCTCCACCGGCCGGCTTCTCCACGACTTCACCGATCCCTCGTGGGATTCCCGCTTCCTCGGCGACCTCTACCAGGATCTTTCGAGCTTCGCCCGCGAGCGCTACGCCCTCCTCCAGACGCCGCATTTCGTCGAGCAGTTTTTATTGGACCGCACGCTCGATCCGGCCCTCGAGGAGTTTGGTGCCTCAGGCACAGAGCTGGCGACGTTCAAGATGATCGATCCGGCCTGCGGGTCGGGGCATCTCGTGCTCGGGTCGTTCGAGCGGATCCTCGGGCGCTTGCAGCGGCTGGAGCCCGGCACGCCGATCCGCGAGCTCGTCCGCCGCACGCTCGACAGCGTCCATGGCGTCGACGTCAATCCCTTCGCGGTGGCCATCGCCCGGTTCCGGCTGCTCTTGGTGGCGATGCGCGCCTGCGGCGTGACGAAGCTCGCCGATGCGCCGGCGTTTCGGATCCGGATCGAGTGTGGGGATTCGCTCCTGCATACGCCGCTGGCGAACACCTCCCTCGAGCTCTTCGACAAGGGCACGAAGACCGATCGCGACGAGGACTGCGACCACGCCTACGCCTCCGAGGATCTTTTCAATCTGAAGGCGATCCTCGCCGCCCGGCAGTACCACGCCGTCGTCGCCAATCCCCCCTACATCACCCCAAAAGACCCCGGCCTCCGCGACCGCTACCGCAAGCGTTTTGGCACCTGCCACATGAAGTATTCGCTCTCGGTGCCGTTCATGGAGCTGCTCTACCGGCTCTGCGTGCCGGGAGGCTTTACCGGGCAGATCACGGCCAACTCGTTCATGAAGCGGGA is a genomic window of Planctomycetota bacterium containing:
- the pglX gene encoding BREX-2 system adenine-specific DNA-methyltransferase PglX, with translation MILSDGRARLHAAALLADLKKLLPRVEADLLARGSDAEVPEIGARLRAEYDRARAAKRTAATFGEWQQDRITQAAVAWVLSCVFARFLEDNDLVTPPRIAGPGDRLQLARDSHQHFFASHPRETDRDYLLAIFDDLAALPGTADLFGSHNALREIPTWLSGDAAKELLGFFQRIDASTGRLLHDFTDPSWDSRFLGDLYQDLSSFARERYALLQTPHFVEQFLLDRTLDPALEEFGASGTELATFKMIDPACGSGHLVLGSFERILGRLQRLEPGTPIRELVRRTLDSVHGVDVNPFAVAIARFRLLLVAMRACGVTKLADAPAFRIRIECGDSLLHTPLANTSLELFDKGTKTDRDEDCDHAYASEDLFNLKAILAARQYHAVVANPPYITPKDPGLRDRYRKRFGTCHMKYSLSVPFMELLYRLCVPGGFTGQITANSFMKREFGSKLIERFFPTVDLTHVIDTSGAYIPGHGTPTVILFGRQRAPVATTVRAVMGIRGEPTTPPDPAKGLVWTAITTQVDVPGSQSDFVSVADTPRATFHAHPWSIGGGGASDLKEKLEADATDRLGEQATAIGITSVTGEDDLYLSPAVSISRRRVDLNRPLMTGDLIRDWDTAQALHSLWTYDSDFAVLTPGQLPVTLPLMWPYRTGLKSRRRFGTPMIQRGLSWYEWQELYADKLRSPLSIAFAFVATHNHFVLDRGGKVFNRSAPVIKLPAEATEDDHLALLGILNSSTACFWMKQVFQTKGSSGIGRGVYDESWEKHHEFTGTGLESFPLPASRPLDLARAIQRVTDAMATCDP